The segment atgaaaaataatctgaaaataATCTTTTTGAGCAGAGATCGACATGAAGTAAGAAGCATGACATCAAAGAGAAAGTTAAGTCCGTGAATGTTCTCCTTTGTCATCGAAACTAGTTATCGAACCGTTTTCTGTTGTTGGTAATTTAGTTTAGAGGCCAGATGTGTGACATTCTGGATATTTAGCATTACAGGTCACAGTAAAAGGTTAACTTGGTGACGTCAGTCCAgtttaataaaacaaactgtTGTCTCAAAGGgttttttaaatcaacaaaaAAATTGAACGCGTTGCCTCTTCCCTgtgactttcttttttcctaGTTGAGTAGGTCCCGTGAACGCACCAAATGTTGCAAGTGAGTAGGCGGAGCTACACTAACCTCGGGACAGCCGGAAGACCGCGGTGACGAAGCGGGCTGCTGACGTCATGAGTAATGACAGGGTGGATGACggtaaaacaaaatgagtcaccagaatacattttaattataaaaaatatccAGTTTAAACCAAATTACAAACCGCGAAATAGAGATAATTGATTTGATGTTTTACAGACACAACGGAAATAACACCAAAACATAAACCCCTGGATGACGCAACTTTATACATCCAGTAAAAACACACTATGATGTCATTATATGGGCTGGCCGTCCAAATTAGACAGTGATGACCAAGCGTATGTTGACAATAATAGTAAAAATCCAAATGTAGAGACAGACAATTCATTTTAGATGAGAGAAAAGCTTTTCTAAAGTGAGGTCAAAATTTTTTAAGTGTCTGGAGTGTTCATGTTTCTTCTGAAATCAACAAATGGCACCATGATGACATGACATCAACTTATCACAGAGGCTGAGAGGTCAGACGGGCAAGCATGAAGCATTCAACCGGTAAAAACCACAGTCAGTTTCCTTTATTACAAATCAATACATGAAAAATCAGTCCACACACATCTCTATAAACAGAGAAACATGAAAGAGCAGCAGGGCGGTAATGAAATCAGACAACCAGTGGCTTCCTGCAGCAACAGGCCTTCGGTTCAAGTTAGCCTCATGCTAACACCAAGCTGGCTTACCTACCGGTAGTTTACTTCAGAAAAAACAGATGTAGACCTTACACATTGCACAGGTATAGCTTTGGTGATGCTTACTAGCTAACGTCAGCGTGCCAATATCTAGTAATAAACATATCTGACctcaaatattatttaataGTAATAACAATTAATCAATCTCACCCAAATTCAAATTTTAAGTTCTCAAAAACTTTGTTCTCGTGGAATTTGACTAAACGTGTGATGTCAGCTTAGCACAACCAGATATTTCCTTCTCATGATAAACTGCATGACGCGTAAAAGACCGAGTGCAATCAGGTGCATCCGGATCTGAGAAGCCCTGGTTCAAAACTACCGAGCAGTTACAGAGAACTGAGATCATATTTGACAAGACAAATGCGACCTGGAGATCCATTCCCGGTTAAAGATCAGATCAAAGGACCCTGTACAGGTGGATCTGTCTGAGGGCGTCACGGTCTGTGTCTCTGCCCAGGTACACGTCATAATCCACGGGAAGTTCCTCCACCCAGCCAGGCcgcagcgcctcctgcaggtcaCAAGCAAGACGTGTGTCAAGAAAGTAATGATCAaaagtcgtgtgtgtgtgtgtgtgtgtgtgtcacctgcaGAGTGTTCAGAGTCTCCTGCAGACAGGGAACCGTGACCAGCAGAGATTCTTTCTTCCTGAAATTCTCCATGATGAGCCTCCAAGCTCTGAAAACATCAGAAGATCCTCATGCCCTCAATGAAAGGATCAAAATGAGAAGATTATATGAAAACCACTGAATGCAAAATTTGGCAACCTGAAGGACCAATTATGAGATGCGCACCTTCAGGAACTCTGCAAAGCACGCATGAAACGTCACTAAATCCTGACCTGATTTGTTCACAGGGTTCCATGAAGAATTCAAAGACGTTGTTCATGATGAGAACGTCGGTGTTCTGCAGCAGAACCTCCTGCAGGCAGACGTCTGTGTGGAGAACCTGCCGGAGGTTTTAGGAATGAGAAACGGACTCTGCTGAGTTCTACTGTAGgatagtgtgtgtgtctaatgAGGACCTGGATTCTGTCTGTCAGGCTGTACTTCTGCAGAACGCCGTTCTGCAGTTGGACAAAGTCTCCGCTGAGCTCCAGACCGATCagctgagctgcagagctgaACACGTAACCCTgaacgcacacagacacacaacaaccCCGCAACACATCAGACACGATGCACATGGAACGCCTTCACAGCCAAATCGACTGGATTCATCCTGGTTCCACTGACCCCATACAAGACGGCTCCCAGTCTGGAGCCCACGTCCACCAGCATCCGCCCAGTCAGGTCTGGGAGAACGTTCTGGAAGAGGAACTGAAGCTCTGGTATGGAGAAGGAGTGAGAGATgaagtctggaggaggagaggaagcagagaacaCGGTGACGCCCGGTGTCTCGGTGAAGAGGAGGCTGAGGATGAAGACGGGTGCTGACCCAGAGACGCGGTCCTGTGGGAGCCACAGTTGAGACAGTAGGACCGGCTCATGGCTCCCTCCTCACACATGGCGTCCACCTGGTCTTCATCGTACAAGAAGCCGTCGACGTGAACCGTCGGCCGAgaacgctgctgcagctgcgcCATCATCACCATTACAGAAATACTAGAAGTACCTTAACGTATGCAGTAATACTACAGTACCTTGCTGTGTGCCGTACTCTCAGAGGGTAACATGGCCTCCTGAGGCAGACTGGCTCTCAGATCGTCTGCGATGTTTCGTAGAATCACCTTCCTGTTGTCCGACAGCAGCTCATCCAACTCGTCTGCAGAAAACACGAAGAACCAAAAACAGTAAAGATGAAATGATGACGCGAGTAAATTAGACGCAACTTTAAAATGCGTGGCATCATCAGTTGAAAGGAACGTCGAGCAGCGGGACATAATAATGTTCTTTGAAAACATCGTACCGGAGTTTCTGATCCAGTTCAGCAGCTTGGAGAGTTCGGCCGGGTTCGCTCTGTTCAGGAGCTGCTTCACTTCTGATTTCGCCTCAGAAAAGTTCATCCTCAAACAACTACTGCTCCAGAAATACGTGTAAAACCGTGGCTGCGTTCAGACTGAAGCGCTAGCAAACGTGCCGTCTATTTAAGGTGGAACCTGAAAACTTAAATTCATGTAAATGGCATACATTCGGTATCAATGTTCGGTCTACCTTAAAAAAACAGACCCAGGAAGCATTTTAtcgaatgttgttgttgttttttaaaaaactttattgagatTTGCCTTATTTTGTTACGGTGACATAATGAACAAAAAATAGAGTATAATTGTAAAACGGGTCGAAACTTATTTATT is part of the Brachionichthys hirsutus isolate HB-005 chromosome 18, CSIRO-AGI_Bhir_v1, whole genome shotgun sequence genome and harbors:
- the zgc:109986 gene encoding uncharacterized protein zgc:109986 → MNFSEAKSEVKQLLNRANPAELSKLLNWIRNSDELDELLSDNRKVILRNIADDLRASLPQEAMLPSESTAHSKLQQRSRPTVHVDGFLYDEDQVDAMCEEGAMSRSYCLNCGSHRTASLDFISHSFSIPELQFLFQNVLPDLTGRMLVDVGSRLGAVLYGGYVFSSAAQLIGLELSGDFVQLQNGVLQKYSLTDRIQVLHTDVCLQEVLLQNTDVLIMNNVFEFFMEPCEQIRAWRLIMENFRKKESLLVTVPCLQETLNTLQEALRPGWVEELPVDYDVYLGRDTDRDALRQIHLYRVL